A genome region from Flavobacterium sp. includes the following:
- a CDS encoding DUF4349 domain-containing protein: protein MRYIFFLSVFFCVLSGCSKAEESKDEVMSISAIKLPPKNDAPSSNDKNLNAPEAPSPKIEQKIIKEASLRFETNDLGETFSQIKSAVAANKGNILIDSEGKDYNSVFRNLTIKVPSQNFDNFINTISKGVSYFERKDISAEDVTEQYIDLTTRLKNKRKLEERYLQLLQKATKISEILEIEKQVSIIREEIEAKEGQLKYLESRVSESTVTIEFYKNLPEQEAVQLSYGSKLWTAIKSGFFSLSSFVISIISIWPFIIIFCVLAYFIRKRLKRKKEQS from the coding sequence AAGTAATGTCAATTAGTGCAATTAAATTGCCTCCAAAAAATGATGCGCCTTCCTCTAATGATAAGAATTTAAATGCTCCTGAAGCTCCTTCGCCTAAAATTGAACAAAAAATCATTAAAGAAGCTTCACTTCGATTTGAAACCAATGATTTGGGAGAAACTTTCAGTCAAATCAAAAGTGCGGTTGCAGCAAACAAAGGAAATATTTTAATTGATTCTGAAGGAAAAGACTACAACTCTGTTTTCAGAAATCTTACGATTAAAGTTCCTAGTCAGAATTTTGATAATTTTATAAATACAATTTCAAAAGGAGTTTCTTATTTTGAGAGAAAAGACATTTCTGCTGAAGATGTTACAGAACAATACATTGATCTTACTACAAGATTAAAAAACAAACGAAAACTCGAAGAACGTTATCTTCAGCTATTACAAAAAGCGACAAAAATCAGCGAAATTTTAGAAATCGAAAAACAGGTTTCTATCATACGTGAAGAAATTGAAGCCAAAGAAGGTCAGTTAAAATATCTGGAAAGCAGAGTTTCTGAAAGTACTGTTACAATCGAGTTCTACAAAAACCTTCCTGAACAAGAAGCGGTGCAATTATCATACGGATCTAAACTTTGGACGGCTATTAAATCAGGATTCTTTAGTTTGTCAAGTTTTGTTATATCAATTATCAGCATTTGGCCGTTTATAATTATATTTTGTGTATTAGCCTATTTTATTAGAAAAAGATTAAAAAGAAAAAAAGAACAATCATGA
- a CDS encoding S41 family peptidase: MNRYFKKKFIIPTVAAGLLFVGTSFKEDFFEIAKQIEIFTTLFKAVNTNYVDETNPGDLMDKAIKSMLGSLDPYTVYFNEQDVVNFKINNTGEYTGIGAMIARKKDRLIVREPYKNYPADKAGLKAGDEIIQIGDVLIADFKDDASQLLKGTKNTKIAIKYLRQGKTYTTELVLDEVDIKSVPFYGKIDDKTGYIVLAHFSRKASAEVKEALEKLKADGAKQIVLDLRGNPGGLLNEAIDICNLFVPKNEVIVTTKSRIEKHNNTYKTTKEPIDTEIPLAILVNGRSASASEIVSGALQDLDRAVILGSRSFGKGLVQRSVDLTYGTQLKVTISRYYTPSGRCIQALDYAHKDKNGVAQKTDSKNFNAFKTRKERTVYDGGGVLPDIELEEAKMSPITTALLKNDGIFDYATTYYYKNPNLGDKIPVVTDADYAAFKQYLKTNKISFDTETEVALKNTLAAAKNEKIDETIAPEYQQLLAALEKSENTLLDKNQKEIKGLIQEELIKRYQYQEGLYQFYIKNNSEIKRAVNVLNNQTEYKTILKM; the protein is encoded by the coding sequence ATGAATCGTTATTTCAAAAAGAAATTCATTATACCAACTGTTGCAGCGGGGTTATTATTTGTGGGAACCAGTTTCAAAGAAGACTTTTTTGAAATTGCCAAACAAATCGAAATCTTCACAACCTTATTCAAAGCTGTAAATACCAATTATGTAGACGAAACGAATCCGGGAGATTTGATGGACAAAGCCATTAAAAGCATGTTGGGAAGTTTAGATCCGTATACGGTTTACTTTAACGAACAGGATGTCGTGAATTTCAAAATCAACAATACGGGAGAATATACCGGAATTGGCGCTATGATTGCCCGCAAGAAAGACCGTTTAATTGTTCGCGAACCGTACAAAAATTATCCTGCTGACAAAGCCGGATTAAAAGCAGGTGATGAAATTATCCAAATTGGTGATGTCTTGATTGCTGATTTTAAAGATGATGCATCGCAATTATTGAAAGGAACAAAAAACACTAAAATCGCTATCAAATATCTTCGTCAGGGAAAAACGTATACAACAGAATTGGTTTTGGATGAAGTTGATATTAAATCGGTTCCTTTTTACGGAAAAATCGACGACAAAACCGGTTATATCGTTTTGGCACATTTTAGCCGAAAAGCTTCCGCAGAAGTTAAAGAAGCTTTAGAAAAACTAAAAGCTGATGGCGCAAAACAGATTGTTTTAGATTTAAGAGGAAACCCAGGCGGACTTTTGAATGAAGCCATAGACATTTGTAATTTGTTTGTTCCGAAAAACGAAGTTATCGTAACCACAAAATCAAGGATTGAAAAACATAACAATACTTATAAAACAACAAAAGAACCGATCGATACTGAAATTCCGCTTGCCATTTTAGTAAACGGAAGAAGTGCCTCTGCATCTGAAATTGTTTCGGGCGCATTGCAGGATTTAGACCGCGCTGTAATTTTAGGAAGCAGAAGTTTTGGAAAAGGACTCGTACAACGCTCTGTTGATTTAACTTACGGCACTCAGCTTAAAGTAACTATTTCACGTTACTACACTCCATCAGGCCGATGCATTCAGGCACTGGATTATGCGCATAAAGATAAAAATGGTGTTGCCCAAAAAACCGATTCTAAAAATTTCAATGCTTTTAAAACCAGAAAAGAAAGAACGGTTTATGACGGCGGAGGTGTTTTACCGGACATTGAGCTTGAAGAAGCCAAAATGAGCCCTATTACGACCGCTCTGTTGAAAAATGACGGAATATTTGATTATGCCACTACTTACTATTATAAAAATCCAAATTTAGGCGATAAAATACCTGTTGTTACAGATGCTGATTATGCTGCTTTTAAACAATATCTTAAAACAAATAAAATCAGTTTTGATACTGAGACAGAAGTTGCCTTAAAAAATACTTTGGCAGCAGCCAAAAATGAAAAAATTGACGAAACTATTGCTCCGGAATATCAACAATTATTAGCCGCATTAGAGAAAAGTGAAAACACGCTTCTTGATAAAAATCAAAAAGAAATTAAAGGTTTGATTCAGGAAGAGCTTATCAAAAGATACCAATACCAGGAAGGTTTGTATCAGTTTTATATCAAGAACAATTCAGAAATTAAGAGAGCAGTAAACGTATTAAATAATCAAACTGAATATAAAACGATTTTAAAAATGTAG
- a CDS encoding OmpA family protein, with translation MKLSRVLFLFFIYNLSAQQKPIETVYFDFDKYDLTEPQTKIVNKFIKSIDTAKVESIQIYGYCDDRGTDDYNFKLSHYRVNTIQNLLLSSGFSQSKIVILEGKGRVVVKADTVENLYETRLRNRRVDLIVVKRNSFLKKDYTSFKDKLKVGDKIYLENILFDMGSARLTNNSKKELDRIALTLQKQKNIQFEIRGHVCCTPQIYSDAIDRDTKERKLSWNRAKTVFYYLSSRKVSKNRMRYQGCGNKFPLKRGDSYDRRVEFLITKI, from the coding sequence ATGAAACTTTCCCGGGTCCTGTTTTTGTTTTTTATTTACAATCTATCGGCGCAGCAAAAACCAATCGAAACAGTCTATTTTGATTTCGACAAGTACGATCTTACTGAACCGCAAACCAAAATTGTAAATAAATTTATAAAATCGATAGACACGGCCAAAGTCGAATCTATACAAATCTACGGCTACTGTGATGACCGCGGCACCGACGATTATAACTTCAAACTCTCGCACTATCGTGTCAATACGATACAGAATTTACTTCTCTCATCAGGATTCAGCCAAAGTAAAATTGTAATTCTTGAAGGTAAAGGCCGTGTTGTGGTTAAGGCAGACACGGTTGAAAATTTATACGAAACCCGATTACGTAATCGGCGGGTTGATTTGATTGTGGTAAAACGCAATAGTTTCTTAAAAAAAGATTATACTTCTTTTAAAGACAAACTGAAAGTAGGCGATAAAATATATCTCGAAAATATTCTGTTTGATATGGGAAGCGCCCGACTAACGAATAACTCCAAAAAAGAACTGGACAGAATTGCCTTAACTCTCCAAAAACAAAAAAACATTCAGTTTGAAATTAGAGGTCATGTTTGCTGTACACCTCAAATATACAGCGACGCAATTGACCGTGACACCAAAGAAAGAAAACTTTCCTGGAACCGGGCCAAAACCGTTTTCTATTATTTAAGCTCCAGAAAAGTTTCTAAAAACAGAATGCGTTATCAAGGCTGCGGTAATAAATTTCCATTAAAAAGAGGTGATAGTTATGACCGCCGAGTAGAATTTTTGATTACGAAAATTTAA
- a CDS encoding GNAT family N-acetyltransferase produces the protein MELKWKIKPFEALTANELYDLLKLRSEIFVVEQNCVYLDLDGKDKKALHLIGEYDGKTVAYSRLFDAGISFDNASIGRVVVDQNYRDRKWGHDLMREAIAGIKSNFDKDKITIGAQLYLKKFYESHGFVQSSEMYLEDDIPHIEMVRE, from the coding sequence ATGGAATTAAAATGGAAAATAAAGCCATTTGAGGCATTAACTGCAAACGAGCTATATGATTTATTAAAACTAAGAAGCGAAATCTTCGTAGTAGAGCAAAACTGTGTTTATTTAGATCTTGATGGTAAGGACAAAAAAGCGCTTCACCTGATTGGTGAATACGATGGCAAAACGGTAGCCTATTCTCGTTTATTTGATGCCGGAATTTCTTTCGATAATGCATCGATTGGAAGGGTAGTTGTCGATCAAAATTATCGTGACAGAAAATGGGGACATGATTTAATGCGTGAAGCAATTGCCGGAATCAAATCTAATTTTGATAAAGACAAAATTACAATTGGAGCCCAATTATATTTGAAGAAGTTTTACGAAAGTCACGGCTTTGTGCAATCAAGTGAAATGTATCTTGAAGATGACATTCCGCACATTGAAATGGTACGTGAATAG